From the genome of Desulfovibrio porci, one region includes:
- a CDS encoding helix-turn-helix domain-containing protein has protein sequence MTEDPAPYGSLLYQADPEARWNRLLEAAECHNQSELAAFLGLRQFVVSDARRRGSIPSEWLLTLLRERWINPAWILTGAGARFLQTVPVAGGSLSWSGAGGMRA, from the coding sequence ATGACCGAAGACCCTGCCCCCTATGGTTCCCTCCTGTATCAGGCAGACCCCGAAGCCCGCTGGAACCGCCTGCTTGAGGCCGCGGAATGCCATAACCAGTCTGAACTGGCGGCATTTCTGGGGCTGCGGCAATTCGTTGTTTCCGATGCCAGGCGGCGCGGCTCCATTCCGTCGGAGTGGCTGCTCACGCTGCTGCGCGAAAGGTGGATCAATCCTGCCTGGATACTCACCGGCGCAGGCGCGCGCTTTCTGCAAACCGTACCCGTTGCGGGCGGCAGCCTGTCGTGGAGCGGGGCAGGGGGCATGCGGGCCTGA
- a CDS encoding undecaprenyl-diphosphate phosphatase: MDNLLTALILSIVEGLTEFLPVSSSGHLILVGDLLNFVGDRAATFEVVIQLGAIMAVVVLYWKRFWGLVRPQPYVRFAGMRGIWLLILTSLPASVMGLLFHSMIKEYLFRPATVLIALVVGAVCMILVERRKHKPTCISLDDMTPRLALGIGCFQCLALWPGFSRSASTIMGGMLLGAKRPLAAEYSFIAAVPIMVAATGFDMLKNLSLFTAADIPFFAVGMVGSFISALLAVKAFVALVGRMTLVPFAVYRLLIAPFIYYFMVN, from the coding sequence ATGGATAATCTGCTCACCGCTCTTATTCTGAGCATAGTGGAGGGACTGACCGAATTTCTGCCGGTTTCCTCCTCGGGCCACCTGATTCTTGTGGGCGACCTGCTCAACTTTGTGGGCGACCGGGCCGCCACGTTTGAAGTGGTCATCCAGCTCGGGGCCATCATGGCTGTGGTGGTGCTGTACTGGAAGCGCTTCTGGGGCCTGGTCCGGCCCCAGCCCTATGTGCGCTTCGCCGGCATGCGCGGCATCTGGCTGCTGATCCTTACTTCGCTGCCCGCCAGCGTGATGGGCCTGCTGTTCCACTCCATGATCAAGGAATATCTGTTCCGGCCCGCCACCGTGCTCATCGCCCTGGTGGTGGGAGCCGTGTGCATGATCCTGGTAGAGCGGCGCAAGCACAAGCCCACCTGCATCAGCCTAGACGATATGACGCCGCGTCTGGCACTGGGCATCGGCTGTTTTCAGTGTCTGGCCCTCTGGCCCGGCTTTTCGCGCTCGGCGTCCACCATCATGGGCGGCATGCTGCTGGGGGCAAAACGGCCGCTGGCGGCGGAATATTCTTTTATCGCGGCGGTACCCATCATGGTGGCGGCCACGGGTTTTGACATGCTCAAGAATCTCAGCCTGTTCACGGCGGCGGATATTCCCTTTTTCGCCGTGGGCATGGTGGGTTCCTTCATTTCGGCCCTGCTGGCGGTGAAGGCATTCGTGGCCCTGGTGGGGCGGATGACCCTGGTGCCCTTTGCCGTTTACCGCCTGCTGATCGCACCCTTTATCTATTATTTCATGGTTAATTGA